Within the Dehalococcoidia bacterium genome, the region GCCGGACGCCGTTGGCCAGGAGCAGTGGCGTCCCGGGCCGCAAGCGCCGGGCGATGTCACGCAGCAGCGCCCGCTTGTCGGCGTCCGACAGAAAGTGCAGCACGAACAGGCAGGTCGCCGCATCGAAGCGCGGCTCGGGCGGCAGGTCGTCGACCGTGCGCCGCACGAGGTCCACGCGCTCCTGCACGCCGAGCCGTGCGGCTTTCGCCTGCGCCAGGCTCAACATGTCGCGCGACGGGTCGACCCCGGTGAGGTGCCAGCCCGGGTTTGCCGGTAAGAACGTGGTGATCTCCGCCCCGCGGCCGTCGCCGACAACCAGCAACTGCAAGTCAGCGTGCCCCAGGGCGCGCAAGCAGCAGTCCGCGAGCGTCAGGATTAGGTCGTAGCCGACGTTGACCCGCTTGACGGTCGCTTCGTACTCGGAAA harbors:
- a CDS encoding class I SAM-dependent methyltransferase, whose product is MSSVAQQADFNARPPMPISEYEATVKRVNVGYDLILTLADCCLRALGHADLQLLVVGDGRGAEITTFLPANPGWHLTGVDPSRDMLSLAQAKAARLGVQERVDLVRRTVDDLPPEPRFDAATCLFVLHFLSDADKRALLRDIARRLRPGTPLLLANGVRPEDGGLREELLATWQQYGEAMGMPSAQMAATIAQIIAFPASPAADYERVLREAGFGRSTRLVSVLGGGLTAWLARSDG